ACAGAGAAAGGGTATATCGGAGAGGAAgtatgaaaagaaaagctaTACCTAGTGATTCCGTATACAAggttattaacaaaataaaaggtttAATTTGTAAAGAAGATACTATTTCTggtaataaaatattattttgtaagaatcctaaaataaataattttcctgtTGCAACCGATTCAATTACAAATACGGGTACACGTGTAGCAAGTGGCACAAAGAATGTATATGCAGTGCATTCATATGGAATCCATGGACAAAAtgcttataaaaatttaggtataaatgataatttaGATAGAAATAGTATGTATCCAGGAGTTACATTATTATCATCAAACCGAAGTGTATCCgaatttaaatatgaaagtGAAAATACTGAAACGCTAACGAATTCTAACGAGCGTAAGTACGACTTTTTAACTACCGTGTTTCATGAATTTAATAAAGAAGAACTTAAGAACTATTTCGAAAAACCGAAGGTTATTTGTTcaaattcttcttcaaataaggataaaaaaaactgtgtAAAAGCACCAGAAACTTATAATTCAcaagaaattataaaagggGATTCCATGATATATCCTGAAGGAActgaaattataaatatggaTATTGCAGATTTCTTTGGAGACAAGCTAAGCCTACTTAAATCCAGTAATTTCCGTATTGCCGTTTTGGGTTTTTTAATTGCtggaatcatttt
This genomic window from Plasmodium cynomolgi strain B DNA, scaffold: 0181, whole genome shotgun sequence contains:
- a CDS encoding hypothetical protein (putative) translates to NTIINFIDKGNEKYFELNKKHLFSNSDFDFKRSKEEKYLNEYFNNYNNIIEKCSEDKYEMCEKYLTYIITIYEEHKQDCRWNECYYFSYNPKYDPNDLLSKLKNKIQANGAKENGVVLAENNRQALDPNNSQKTMNMIIKYMSCNEIKNEKGDVFAYNCEDPAYRRHRERVYRRGSMKRKAIPSDSVYKVINKIKGLICKEDTISGNKILFCKNPKINNFPVATDSITNTGTRVASGTKNVYAVHSYGIHGQNAYKNLGINDNLDRNSMYPGVTLLSSNRSVSEFKYESENTETLTNSNERKYDFLTTVFHEFNKEELKNYFEKPKVICSNSSSNKDKKNCVKAPETYNSQEIIKGDSMIYPEGTEIINMDIADFFGDKLSLLKSSNFRIAVLGFLIAGIIFYVFPLF